The Enterobacter kobei genome has a segment encoding these proteins:
- the uspC gene encoding universal stress protein UspC, with translation MSYSHLLVSVAVSPESHLLVSRAVSIARPSNARISLITLAAEPEMYNQLAAPMLEDIREVLQEETQQFLRELVEKAQYPVYETVIATGELNAHILDMCRKQNIDLVICGNHNHSFLSRAACAAKSIVASSQVDVLLVPLGGS, from the coding sequence ATGAGTTACTCCCATCTGCTTGTATCTGTTGCTGTTTCTCCCGAAAGCCATCTGCTTGTTTCCCGGGCCGTGTCCATCGCCAGGCCCAGCAATGCGCGCATTAGCCTCATCACGCTTGCAGCCGAACCCGAGATGTATAATCAGCTGGCAGCCCCCATGCTGGAAGATATTCGTGAGGTATTGCAGGAAGAAACACAGCAATTTCTGCGAGAGTTGGTAGAAAAGGCACAATATCCTGTTTACGAGACCGTAATTGCGACCGGTGAACTTAATGCTCATATTCTCGACATGTGTCGCAAACAGAATATTGATTTAGTAATTTGCGGGAACCATAACCACAGCTTTTTATCTCGCGCAGCTTGCGCGGCAAAATCGATTGTCGCGTCAAGCCAGGTTGATGTGCTGTTAGTGCCGCTTGGGGGGTCGTAA
- a CDS encoding anaerobic C4-dicarboxylate transporter produces MITIEFIVILLCLLTGTRFGGMGLGLISGIGLFILCFVFGLQPGKPPVDVMLTILAVIGCAATLQTAGGLNVMMQFAERLLRKHPQHITLLAPFTTWMLTFLCGTGHVVYTMFPIIADIALKKGIRPERPMAVASVASQMAITASPVSVAVVSLVSILAAQHGIGHAWGILEILAVSVPASLFGVAIAALWSLRRGKDLSDDREFQEKLKDPKQREFIYGGTETLMNQRFPKQAYWSTWIFFAGIAVVVLLGAFPELRPAFELKGKMTALSMNLVIQMMMLIAGAVMLMACKVNASAISNGAVFKAGMVAIFSVFGVAWMSDTFFQAHLDELKLALEGVVKSHPWTYAIVLFLVSKLVNSQAAALTAVAPMGLMLGIDPKMLIAFFPASYGYFVLPTYPSDLACIGFDRSGTTRIGKFIINHSFILPGLIGVSCACAASYLLVQTFF; encoded by the coding sequence ATGATCACCATTGAGTTTATTGTCATTCTCCTCTGCCTGCTGACGGGTACACGTTTCGGCGGCATGGGGCTTGGGTTAATCAGCGGGATTGGCCTTTTTATTTTGTGTTTTGTCTTTGGTCTCCAGCCCGGCAAGCCGCCGGTTGACGTGATGTTGACCATTCTCGCCGTGATTGGTTGTGCAGCCACCCTGCAAACTGCCGGTGGGCTCAATGTCATGATGCAATTTGCCGAACGCCTCCTGCGCAAACATCCGCAGCACATCACGCTTCTCGCCCCGTTTACCACCTGGATGCTGACCTTTCTCTGCGGTACCGGCCATGTGGTCTACACCATGTTCCCCATCATTGCGGATATCGCCCTGAAAAAAGGGATCCGACCCGAGCGCCCAATGGCCGTGGCATCGGTAGCATCGCAGATGGCAATCACGGCATCACCGGTTTCCGTCGCCGTCGTGTCGCTGGTCTCCATCCTGGCCGCCCAGCATGGGATCGGTCACGCATGGGGGATCCTGGAAATACTCGCCGTGTCGGTTCCCGCTTCACTTTTTGGTGTCGCCATTGCTGCCCTGTGGAGTTTACGCCGCGGGAAAGATTTGTCTGACGACAGGGAGTTTCAGGAAAAACTAAAAGATCCAAAGCAGCGTGAGTTTATCTATGGCGGTACGGAGACGTTAATGAATCAACGTTTTCCGAAGCAGGCTTACTGGTCGACCTGGATTTTCTTTGCCGGTATTGCCGTGGTTGTCCTGCTCGGGGCCTTCCCCGAACTGCGCCCCGCCTTCGAGTTGAAAGGCAAAATGACGGCGCTGTCGATGAACCTGGTCATTCAGATGATGATGCTCATTGCCGGTGCCGTGATGCTGATGGCCTGCAAGGTCAATGCCTCAGCCATTTCTAACGGCGCGGTATTTAAGGCCGGTATGGTGGCGATTTTCTCGGTGTTCGGGGTGGCGTGGATGAGCGATACCTTTTTCCAGGCGCATCTCGACGAGTTAAAACTGGCGCTGGAAGGCGTGGTGAAAAGCCATCCGTGGACGTATGCCATCGTGCTTTTCCTGGTGTCGAAGCTGGTGAACAGCCAGGCGGCTGCCCTGACGGCCGTGGCGCCAATGGGGCTGATGCTGGGGATCGATCCAAAAATGCTGATCGCCTTTTTCCCGGCGTCATACGGCTATTTTGTTCTGCCGACCTATCCCAGTGATTTAGCCTGCATCGGCTTCGATCGCTCAGGAACCACCCGCATCGGCAAATTCATCATTAACCACAGCTTCATTCTGCCCGGATTAATCGGTGTGAGCTGCGCGTGTGCGGCGAGCTACCTGCTGGTACAGACTTTCTTTTAA
- a CDS encoding DUF2766 family protein codes for MSQNLSADQELVSDVVACQLVIKQILDVLDVIAPVEVREKMSTQLRNIDFTSHPAAADPVTLRAIQKAIALIELRFTPQGESH; via the coding sequence ATGTCACAAAACCTGAGCGCCGATCAGGAACTGGTCTCTGACGTTGTTGCCTGTCAGCTGGTTATTAAGCAAATCCTTGATGTTCTGGATGTTATTGCCCCGGTTGAAGTCCGCGAGAAGATGTCCACGCAGCTGAGAAACATTGATTTCACCAGCCATCCTGCCGCCGCTGACCCGGTGACGCTTCGTGCGATCCAGAAAGCGATCGCGCTGATTGAGCTGCGCTTCACCCCGCAGGGCGAGTCGCATTAA
- the otsA gene encoding alpha,alpha-trehalose-phosphate synthase, translating to MGRLVVVSNRIAPPDDKKSSAGGLAVGVLGALKAAGGLWFGWSGEISEEEKPLNKVTRGNITWASFALKEKDYDEYYSQFSNAVLWPAFHYRLDLVKFQRESFEGYSRVNALLADKLLPLIEEDDILWIHDYHLLPFARELRKRGVNNRIGFFLHIPFPTPEIFTALPPHEALLEGLCDYDLLGFQTENDRLAFLDSVSGKTRLMTKGGKTHTAWGKTFHTEVYPIGIEPDEIADQASGPLPPKLAQLKNELKHVKNIFSVERLDYSKGLPERFLAYETLLDKYPQHHGKIRYTQIAPTSRGEVQAYQDIRHQLETEAGRINGRYGQLGWTPLFYLNQHFDRKILMKVFRYADVGLVTPLRDGMNLVAKEYVAAQDPADPGVLVLSQFAGAANELTSALIVNPYDRDDVANALNRALTMPLTERISRHAEMMETIRKNDINHWQARFIQDLREITPQSHEGDLQKKIATFPKLA from the coding sequence ATGGGTCGCTTAGTCGTCGTCTCTAACCGAATTGCACCGCCTGATGATAAAAAATCCAGTGCAGGTGGCCTGGCGGTAGGGGTGTTAGGTGCCTTGAAAGCTGCTGGTGGGCTGTGGTTTGGCTGGAGTGGTGAAATCAGTGAAGAAGAGAAACCGCTTAACAAAGTGACGCGTGGGAATATCACGTGGGCATCCTTTGCGCTGAAAGAGAAAGACTATGACGAGTATTACTCGCAATTCTCCAACGCCGTGCTGTGGCCTGCGTTTCATTACCGTCTTGACCTGGTCAAATTCCAGCGTGAATCCTTCGAAGGGTACTCGCGCGTCAACGCGCTGCTGGCGGATAAACTGCTGCCTCTTATAGAGGAAGACGATATTTTATGGATCCACGATTACCACCTGCTGCCCTTCGCCCGAGAGCTGCGTAAAAGGGGAGTAAACAACCGGATTGGCTTCTTCCTGCACATACCGTTCCCGACGCCGGAGATCTTTACCGCACTGCCGCCGCATGAAGCGCTGCTGGAGGGGCTGTGTGATTACGATTTATTGGGCTTCCAGACCGAAAATGACCGCCTCGCGTTCCTGGATTCGGTGTCAGGTAAAACGCGACTGATGACAAAAGGCGGCAAGACCCATACGGCGTGGGGGAAAACCTTCCACACCGAAGTGTATCCGATTGGGATTGAACCCGACGAGATTGCGGATCAGGCTTCCGGCCCGCTGCCGCCGAAGCTGGCGCAGCTGAAGAATGAACTCAAGCATGTGAAGAATATCTTCTCGGTAGAGCGTCTGGATTATTCCAAAGGGCTACCGGAACGCTTCCTGGCCTATGAAACGCTGCTGGATAAATACCCTCAGCACCACGGTAAAATTCGTTATACACAGATAGCGCCAACGTCGCGCGGTGAAGTTCAGGCCTACCAGGATATTCGTCACCAGCTGGAAACGGAAGCGGGGCGCATCAATGGTCGCTATGGTCAGCTTGGCTGGACGCCGCTCTTTTACCTGAATCAGCATTTTGACCGCAAAATCCTGATGAAAGTCTTCCGCTATGCAGACGTGGGGCTGGTCACCCCGTTACGTGACGGGATGAACCTGGTGGCAAAAGAGTATGTGGCGGCTCAGGACCCGGCGGACCCGGGGGTACTGGTGCTTTCCCAGTTTGCCGGGGCGGCGAATGAGCTCACGTCAGCGCTTATCGTGAACCCTTACGATAGGGATGACGTGGCTAATGCCCTCAACCGCGCGTTGACCATGCCGCTGACGGAGCGCATTTCACGCCATGCTGAGATGATGGAAACGATCCGTAAGAACGATATTAATCACTGGCAGGCGCGTTTTATTCAGGATCTCCGCGAAATAACGCCGCAAAGCCATGAAGGCGATCTGCAAAAAAAGATCGCAACATTCCCTAAACTCGCCTGA
- a CDS encoding non-heme ferritin-like protein — translation MATQTMMQKLNAQMNLEFYASNLHLYLSAWCSEKSLTGSATFFRSQAQSNVTHMMRVFNFLKAAGANPVVKALEGINDNYSSLEELFEKTLEEYEQRCTTLNKLADEARAQHDMTTLKFLRDMDKEQQQDGMLLKTLADEIHNAQQAGLCPEQTDRHLLDIVTVQHH, via the coding sequence ATGGCTACCCAAACGATGATGCAAAAACTTAACGCGCAGATGAACCTTGAGTTTTACGCCTCAAATCTGCACCTTTACCTCAGTGCGTGGTGTTCCGAGAAAAGCCTTACGGGCTCTGCCACGTTCTTTCGTTCACAGGCCCAAAGCAACGTCACCCACATGATGCGCGTCTTTAATTTCCTGAAAGCGGCGGGGGCAAACCCGGTTGTTAAAGCCCTGGAGGGGATCAACGATAATTACTCTTCTCTGGAAGAATTGTTTGAAAAGACGCTTGAAGAGTATGAACAGCGTTGCACGACGCTCAACAAGCTGGCCGATGAAGCCAGAGCGCAGCATGACATGACCACGCTGAAATTCCTGCGCGATATGGATAAAGAGCAGCAGCAGGACGGAATGCTGCTGAAAACCCTTGCGGACGAGATCCATAATGCGCAACAGGCAGGTTTGTGCCCGGAACAAACCGATCGCCACCTGCTCGACATTGTCACAGTGCAGCATCACTGA
- the motA gene encoding flagellar motor stator protein MotA: MLILLGYLVVLGTVFGGYMMTGGHLGALYQPAELIIIGGAGVGAFIVGNNGKSIKGTLKAIPLLFRRSKYTKSMYMDLLALLYRLMAKSRQQGMFSLERDIENPKESEIFASYPRILADAMMLDFIVDYLRLIISGNMNTFEIEALMDEEIETHESESEVPANSLALVGDSLPAFGIVAAVMGVVHALASADRPAAELGALIAHAMVGTFLGILLAYGFISPLASVLRQKSAETTKMMQCVKITLLSNLNGYAPPIAVEFGRKTLYSSERPSFIELEEHVRAVKNPNQQTTTEDA; encoded by the coding sequence GTGCTTATCTTATTAGGTTACCTGGTAGTTCTCGGTACAGTTTTCGGCGGTTACATGATGACCGGCGGGCACCTTGGAGCACTCTATCAACCGGCTGAACTTATTATCATCGGCGGCGCAGGGGTAGGGGCTTTTATCGTTGGTAACAACGGCAAATCCATCAAGGGCACGTTGAAAGCCATTCCATTGCTGTTCCGTCGCTCGAAATATACCAAAAGCATGTATATGGATCTGCTGGCGCTGCTCTATCGCCTGATGGCGAAGTCACGTCAGCAGGGGATGTTCTCTCTTGAGCGGGATATTGAAAACCCGAAAGAGAGCGAAATTTTTGCCAGCTATCCGCGCATTCTGGCTGATGCCATGATGCTGGATTTCATCGTCGATTATCTGCGACTCATCATCAGCGGCAATATGAATACCTTCGAAATCGAAGCGCTGATGGATGAAGAGATCGAAACCCACGAAAGCGAATCTGAAGTGCCTGCCAACAGCCTGGCGCTGGTGGGTGACTCGCTTCCGGCTTTCGGTATCGTTGCGGCGGTGATGGGGGTGGTACATGCCCTGGCCTCGGCGGATCGTCCGGCGGCCGAACTGGGCGCGCTGATTGCCCATGCGATGGTAGGGACCTTCCTCGGTATTTTGCTGGCTTATGGTTTTATCTCTCCGCTGGCCAGCGTCCTGCGCCAGAAGAGCGCGGAAACCACAAAAATGATGCAGTGCGTGAAGATCACGCTGCTCTCAAACCTCAACGGTTATGCGCCGCCGATCGCGGTTGAATTTGGCCGTAAAACGCTTTACTCCAGCGAGCGTCCGTCGTTTATCGAACTTGAAGAACACGTGCGCGCGGTGAAAAACCCAAACCAACAGACGACAACTGAGGACGCATGA
- the flhC gene encoding flagellar transcriptional regulator FlhC: MSEKSIVQEARDIQLAMELITLGARLQMLESETQLSRGRLIKLYKELRGSPPPKGMLPFSTDWFMTWEQNIHASMFCNAWQYLLKTGLCSGVDAVIKAYKLYLEQCPQQDEGPLLALTRAWTLVRFVESGMLELSRCNCCDGNFITHAHQPVGSFACSLCQPPSRAVKRRKLSRDAADIIPQLLDEQIEQAV; encoded by the coding sequence ATGAGCGAGAAAAGCATTGTTCAGGAAGCGCGTGACATACAGCTTGCCATGGAGCTGATTACGCTGGGTGCTCGTTTACAAATGCTGGAAAGCGAGACTCAGCTGAGCCGTGGTCGCCTCATTAAACTGTATAAAGAGTTACGTGGTAGTCCCCCGCCGAAAGGCATGTTGCCGTTTTCGACAGACTGGTTTATGACGTGGGAGCAAAATATCCACGCATCGATGTTCTGTAACGCCTGGCAATACCTTCTGAAAACCGGTTTGTGTAGCGGCGTCGACGCCGTGATCAAAGCGTATAAACTTTACCTTGAACAATGCCCGCAGCAGGACGAAGGCCCCCTGCTGGCACTGACCCGAGCATGGACGCTGGTACGTTTTGTTGAGAGCGGAATGCTTGAATTGTCGCGCTGCAATTGCTGCGATGGCAATTTTATTACCCATGCTCATCAGCCTGTTGGCAGCTTCGCCTGTAGTTTATGCCAGCCTCCATCCCGCGCAGTAAAAAGACGTAAACTTTCCCGGGATGCTGCCGATATTATTCCACAACTGCTGGATGAACAGATCGAACAAGCTGTTTAA
- the otsB gene encoding trehalose-phosphatase, with the protein MADSLTAPPVLPGKYAFFFDLDGTLAGIQPHPDDVVVPDTVLENLQQLSRLNEGALALISGRSMAELDVLASPYHFPLAGVHGAERRDIHDQLHVVSLPDTLIQALHTELSSALASLPGTELEAKGMAFALHYRQAPHHEAAIFAIARSVVDAHPQLALQPGKCVVEIKPEGINKGAAIAAFMAEPPFKGRIPVFLGDDLTDEAGFRVVNQAGGIAVKVGPGNTVAEWRLANVDAVWQWISEIANQQQQQIAQNKGGNHYGSLSRRL; encoded by the coding sequence GTGGCTGACTCGTTAACCGCACCGCCTGTACTGCCCGGAAAATATGCTTTCTTTTTTGACCTCGACGGGACGCTCGCCGGGATCCAGCCGCATCCTGACGACGTGGTCGTACCGGATACGGTGCTAGAGAATTTGCAGCAGCTCTCTCGACTGAACGAGGGCGCATTGGCATTGATTTCAGGGCGCTCAATGGCCGAGCTGGATGTGCTCGCCAGTCCTTACCACTTTCCGCTAGCCGGTGTACACGGAGCGGAGCGCCGCGATATCCATGATCAACTGCATGTTGTATCACTCCCCGATACCTTAATTCAGGCGTTACACACTGAACTCTCCTCGGCGCTGGCGTCACTCCCGGGTACGGAACTGGAAGCGAAAGGCATGGCATTCGCCTTGCACTATCGGCAGGCACCGCATCACGAAGCAGCGATATTTGCGATTGCCCGTAGCGTGGTCGATGCACACCCGCAGCTCGCGCTACAGCCGGGGAAGTGTGTCGTTGAGATAAAACCTGAAGGCATTAATAAAGGTGCTGCTATTGCGGCGTTTATGGCGGAACCGCCATTTAAGGGACGTATACCGGTATTTTTAGGCGATGATCTGACCGACGAGGCCGGATTTCGCGTGGTGAATCAGGCCGGAGGGATCGCCGTTAAGGTGGGGCCTGGTAACACTGTCGCAGAATGGCGTCTGGCAAATGTCGACGCCGTCTGGCAGTGGATATCTGAAATCGCTAACCAGCAACAACAACAAATAGCGCAAAACAAAGGGGGAAACCATTATGGGTCGCTTAGTCGTCGTCTCTAA
- the azuC gene encoding stress response protein AzuC translates to MKLRKILKSMWANYCRTFKDVPPGAMF, encoded by the coding sequence ATGAAACTGCGCAAAATCCTCAAAAGTATGTGGGCCAATTACTGCCGCACCTTTAAAGACGTGCCGCCGGGCGCCATGTTCTGA
- the araF gene encoding arabinose ABC transporter substrate-binding protein AraF, which yields MHKFTKALAAIGLAAVMSQSAIAENLKLGFLVKQPEEPWFQTEWKFADKAGKDLGFEVIKIAVPDGEKTLNAIDSLAASGAKGFVICTPDPKLGSAIAAKARGYDMKVIAVDDQFVNAKGKPMDSVPLVMMAATKIGERQGQELYKEMQKRGWDVKETAVMAITADELDTARRRTTGSMDALKAAGFPEKQIYKVPTKSNDIPGAFDAANSMLVQHPEVKHWLVVGMNDNTVLGGVRATEGQGFKAPDVIGIGINGVDAVSELSKAQATGFYGSLLPSPDVHGYKSSEMLYNWVTKGAEPPKFTEVTDVVLITRDNFKEELAKKGLGGK from the coding sequence ATGCACAAATTTACTAAAGCGCTGGCGGCCATCGGTCTGGCTGCCGTTATGTCACAATCCGCTATCGCTGAGAATTTAAAACTCGGTTTTCTGGTAAAACAGCCCGAAGAACCCTGGTTCCAGACCGAGTGGAAATTCGCAGATAAAGCCGGGAAAGATTTAGGTTTTGAAGTGATTAAAATCGCCGTGCCCGACGGTGAGAAAACGCTGAACGCCATCGACAGCCTGGCGGCCAGCGGTGCAAAAGGTTTTGTTATCTGTACACCGGATCCGAAACTGGGGTCCGCCATTGCGGCGAAAGCCCGCGGTTACGACATGAAAGTCATTGCCGTTGACGATCAGTTCGTGAATGCCAAAGGCAAACCGATGGACAGCGTGCCGCTGGTCATGATGGCGGCGACCAAAATCGGCGAACGTCAGGGTCAGGAACTCTATAAAGAAATGCAGAAACGCGGCTGGGATGTGAAAGAGACCGCCGTCATGGCCATTACCGCTGATGAGCTGGACACAGCACGTCGTCGTACGACGGGCTCAATGGACGCGCTGAAAGCGGCCGGTTTCCCGGAGAAACAGATCTATAAAGTCCCGACCAAATCCAACGATATCCCGGGGGCATTTGACGCCGCGAACTCCATGCTGGTTCAGCACCCGGAAGTGAAGCACTGGCTGGTGGTCGGTATGAACGATAACACCGTGCTGGGTGGGGTCCGTGCGACAGAAGGCCAGGGCTTTAAAGCGCCCGATGTGATCGGAATTGGCATCAACGGCGTTGACGCCGTCAGTGAGCTTTCCAAAGCGCAGGCCACCGGCTTCTACGGTTCTCTGCTGCCAAGCCCGGATGTCCACGGCTACAAATCCAGCGAAATGCTCTACAACTGGGTAACCAAAGGCGCTGAACCGCCGAAATTTACCGAAGTGACCGACGTGGTGCTGATCACCCGCGACAACTTCAAAGAGGAACTGGCGAAAAAAGGACTGGGCGGTAAGTAA
- the araG gene encoding L-arabinose ABC transporter ATP-binding protein AraG, translating to MQQSHPYLSFRGIGKTFPGVNALTDISFDCYAGQVHALMGENGAGKSTLLKILSGNYAPTTGTLAIRGEEMAFADTTAALNAGVAIIYQELHLIPEMTVAENIYLGQLPHKGGVVNRSLLNYEAGLQLKHLGLDVDPQTPLKYLSIGQWQMVEIAKALARNAKIIAFDEPTSSLSKREIENLFRVIRELRQEGRTILYVSHRMEEIFALSDAITVFKDGRYVRTFSDMQQVNHDQLVQAMVGRDLGDIYHWKPREYGPERLRLENVKAPGVRTPVSLSVRSGEIVGLFGLVGAGRSELMKGLFGGTRISAGRVSIDGEQVDIQKPAHAIRAGMMLCPEDRKAEGIIPVHSVRDNINISARRKFIRAGCLINDSWESSNADHHIRSLNIKTPGPEQLIMNLSGGNQQKAILGRWLSEDMKVILLDEPTRGIDVGAKHEIYNVIYELAKRGVAVLFASSDLPEVLGVADRIVVMREGEIAGELLHEQANEQQALNLAMPKVSQAVA from the coding sequence ATGCAACAGTCTCATCCCTATCTCTCTTTTCGCGGCATCGGGAAAACGTTCCCCGGTGTTAATGCGCTGACCGATATCAGCTTTGACTGCTATGCCGGACAGGTTCACGCCCTGATGGGGGAAAACGGAGCGGGGAAATCCACGCTGTTAAAAATCCTCAGCGGCAACTACGCGCCAACAACCGGCACGCTGGCTATTCGCGGCGAAGAGATGGCCTTTGCCGATACCACGGCGGCGCTTAATGCCGGGGTGGCCATTATCTATCAGGAATTGCACCTTATTCCCGAGATGACCGTGGCGGAAAATATCTATTTAGGCCAGCTTCCGCACAAAGGCGGCGTGGTGAACCGTTCGCTACTTAATTATGAAGCGGGGCTGCAGCTTAAACATCTTGGTCTGGATGTCGATCCCCAGACGCCGCTGAAATATCTCTCCATCGGCCAGTGGCAGATGGTTGAAATTGCCAAGGCGCTGGCGCGCAACGCCAAAATTATTGCTTTCGATGAACCCACCAGCTCGCTCTCCAAGCGTGAAATCGAAAACCTGTTCCGCGTGATCCGCGAGTTGCGACAGGAAGGACGCACCATTTTGTATGTCTCGCACCGCATGGAAGAGATATTTGCCCTGAGCGATGCCATTACCGTTTTTAAAGATGGGCGCTATGTGCGCACCTTTAGCGATATGCAGCAGGTTAACCATGACCAGCTTGTTCAGGCGATGGTCGGGCGCGATCTGGGCGATATCTATCACTGGAAGCCGCGCGAGTATGGCCCTGAACGCCTGCGGCTGGAAAACGTGAAAGCGCCAGGCGTGAGAACACCGGTTTCATTATCCGTCCGCAGCGGCGAGATCGTCGGGCTGTTTGGCCTGGTAGGGGCGGGGCGCAGCGAATTAATGAAAGGCTTGTTCGGGGGTACCCGCATTTCCGCAGGGCGGGTCTCCATCGACGGTGAGCAGGTTGATATCCAGAAACCCGCCCACGCGATCAGGGCAGGAATGATGCTCTGTCCGGAAGACCGCAAAGCGGAAGGGATCATTCCGGTGCATTCGGTGCGTGACAACATCAATATTTCCGCCCGCCGTAAGTTTATTCGCGCGGGTTGCCTGATAAACGACAGCTGGGAGTCGAGCAATGCCGACCACCATATTCGCTCGCTGAATATTAAAACGCCCGGCCCGGAACAGCTGATTATGAATTTGTCAGGGGGGAACCAGCAGAAGGCCATTTTAGGCCGCTGGTTGTCGGAAGACATGAAGGTCATTTTGCTGGATGAGCCGACGCGCGGTATCGATGTGGGCGCAAAACACGAGATTTATAACGTGATCTATGAACTGGCAAAACGCGGCGTGGCGGTACTTTTCGCCTCCAGCGATCTGCCGGAGGTGCTTGGCGTTGCCGACCGCATTGTGGTGATGCGTGAAGGCGAAATCGCCGGTGAATTACTTCATGAACAGGCGAATGAACAACAGGCGTTGAACCTCGCCATGCCTAAAGTCAGCCAGGCAGTCGCCTGA
- the araH gene encoding arabinose ABC transporter permease AraH: MSSVTTSGAPKSAFSFGRIWDQYGMLVVFAALFVACAIFVPNFATFINMKGLGLAISMSGMVACGMLFCLASGDFDLSVASVIACAGVTTAVVINMTESLWIGVLAGLLLGVLSGLVNGFVIARLKINALITTLATMQIVRGLAYIISDGKAVGIEDERFFTLGYANWLGLPAPIWLTVACLILFGFLLNRTTFGRNTLAIGGNEEAARLAGVPVVRTKIIIFVLSGLVSAAAGIILASRMTSGQPMTSIGYELIVISACVLGGVSLKGGIGKISYVVAGILILGTVENAMNLLNISPFSQYVVRGLILLAAVIFDRYKQKAKRTV; this comes from the coding sequence ATGTCCTCTGTTACTACATCCGGAGCGCCGAAGTCGGCTTTTAGTTTTGGTCGTATCTGGGATCAGTACGGCATGCTGGTGGTCTTTGCCGCACTTTTCGTCGCCTGTGCGATCTTCGTCCCTAACTTTGCCACTTTCATTAATATGAAAGGATTGGGCCTGGCCATTTCCATGTCCGGCATGGTGGCCTGCGGTATGCTGTTCTGTCTGGCCTCCGGTGATTTCGACCTGTCGGTGGCCTCTGTTATCGCCTGTGCGGGCGTGACCACCGCCGTGGTGATCAACATGACAGAAAGCCTGTGGATTGGCGTGCTGGCGGGTCTGTTACTAGGCGTGCTTAGCGGCCTGGTGAACGGTTTTGTCATTGCTCGTCTGAAGATTAACGCCCTGATAACCACGCTTGCGACGATGCAAATTGTGCGAGGTCTGGCCTATATCATCTCCGACGGTAAAGCGGTCGGGATTGAAGACGAGCGCTTCTTTACGCTGGGTTACGCTAACTGGCTGGGCCTGCCTGCGCCAATCTGGCTCACCGTGGCCTGCCTGATCCTGTTCGGCTTCCTGCTCAACCGGACCACGTTTGGCCGCAATACTCTGGCGATCGGGGGCAATGAAGAAGCCGCACGTCTGGCCGGTGTGCCGGTGGTGCGCACCAAGATTATTATCTTTGTCCTCTCGGGACTGGTTTCTGCCGCCGCCGGGATTATTCTGGCCTCGCGTATGACCAGCGGCCAGCCAATGACCTCGATTGGTTATGAGCTGATCGTCATTTCTGCCTGCGTTTTAGGGGGTGTTTCCCTCAAGGGCGGCATCGGAAAAATCTCATATGTGGTGGCTGGTATCCTGATTTTAGGGACGGTAGAGAACGCCATGAACCTGCTGAATATTTCGCCGTTCTCTCAGTACGTGGTGCGTGGTCTGATCCTGCTGGCGGCGGTGATATTCGACCGTTACAAGCAAAAAGCAAAGCGTACCGTGTAA
- the flhD gene encoding flagellar transcriptional regulator FlhD, whose amino-acid sequence MHTSELLKHIYDINLSYLLLAQRLISQDKASAMFRLGINEEMATMLGGLTLPQMVKLAETNQLVCQFRFDNPQTITRLTQESRVDDLQQIHTGILLSTRLLNEISQPDDAARKKRA is encoded by the coding sequence ATGCATACATCCGAGTTGCTAAAACATATCTATGACATCAATTTGTCATATTTACTGCTCGCGCAGCGTTTAATTAGTCAGGACAAAGCGTCCGCGATGTTTCGTCTGGGTATTAACGAAGAAATGGCAACCATGCTGGGTGGTTTAACCCTCCCGCAGATGGTAAAACTGGCCGAAACGAATCAACTGGTTTGCCAGTTCCGTTTTGACAATCCGCAGACGATCACGCGTCTGACGCAGGAATCCCGTGTTGACGATCTGCAACAGATCCATACCGGTATTCTTCTCTCCACTCGCTTGCTTAACGAAATCAGCCAGCCTGATGACGCAGCCCGTAAGAAAAGGGCCTAG